A genomic segment from Takifugu rubripes chromosome 20, fTakRub1.2, whole genome shotgun sequence encodes:
- the axdnd1 gene encoding axonemal dynein light chain domain-containing protein 1 isoform X3 has product MMDNMLLKAGVEQQSEELTELSQMESLLELVQAEQNIYSIVFHEVIRQVTVNCAERGQLLAKLRQHYQSLLERIPRCLKALHTEAVAQRVLNRRLAEEIGRIRTSFQQLSTALSRIREHDDFVSQQTEEAHQHLAGALEQAQTNSDVVQGYHELYELHRTRLETQLLHMMKDRDCWIQLSVSLAKKIISTKKLHMIKQLHISEQSWFKAAEHCSLYLASMDSQDLNVITELNDQWKEQLVAFMSKLESAEHVQCEQMSIIHQGIIQWLNFCNTQKRCPDPKCEPTSLENMNADLQQWVNMLALHCECYQGETLLGYQEMLAELDRVQKRCLSLSLQLFRRHPTPDGEPPAGQQAFSELDGFLSELLKQLDTRVSGENGVYRQITSLLGQMESWISKFDASISRPETMSVSDWLNLEKALQSWQSSVEKVLQNFSCLLPEETVDVNNPDTSTEIEKVFAKMQDCTTSLFNLSDGENQRLSEEVSSLHMTQTQWMLSLLLFVVPDHSEVQHLEHGEHCFEDISPHTLDEEAKYLIKKLGHLSSYLTSSCKLILEEEALQHPHESEKEMNELRKLQTDCSEWVETCLILLAGLQRGPPEGQTDAHGNCEDASCSHGPALPVDSSCQALINKDGLNEPVTDNTVNGDTEAGLTEDELKDGETIVVKMIGCDGDVTQRKLGEDRVHLSGTKDSVVSPVTDEAQKAFDDLSTVRLLQQELLDSEMRVQSAEQRALKAEEALQSALVKIQDLERHLQGRSSLISEEKTETPPPSAPAPTPSTPTRKLTAEAKTMSGTKKTKRNKFSWSQK; this is encoded by the exons ATGATGGACAACATGCTGCTGAAGGCTGGCGTGGAACAGCAGAGCGAGGAGCTGACTGAGCTCTCGCAG ATGGAGAGTCTGCTGGAGCTGGTGCAGGCGGAACAGAACATCTACAGCATAGTTTTCCACGAGGTGATCAGACAGGTGACCGTCAACTGTGCTGAGAGAGGGCAGCTTCTCGCCAAACTCAG ACAGCACTACCAGTCCCTGCTGGAGCGAATCCCCCGCTGTTTGAAGGCACTGCACACTGAGGCCGTGGCTCAGAGAGTCCTCAACCGCCGGCTGGCCGAGGAGATCGGCCGCATTAGGACATCCTTCCAGCAGCTCAGCAC AGCGCTGTCCAGAATCAGAGAGCACGACGACTTTGTTTctcagcagacagaggaggcCCATCAGCATCTGGCTGGAGCTCTGGAGCAGGCTCAGACCAATTCAGA CGTGGTCCAGGGTTACCACGAGCTGTATGAGCTGCACAGGACTCGCCTGGAGacccagctcctccacatgatGAAGGACAGAGACTGCTGGATCCAGCTCAGCGTTTCCCTGGCAAAAAAA ATCATCTCTACAAAGAAGCTGCACATGATCAAACAGCTTCATATCagtgagcagagctggttcAAGGCCGCGGAGCACTGCAGTCTTTACCTCGCTTCGATG GATTCACAGGACCTGAATGTCATCACGGAGCTTAATGACCAGTGGAAGGAGCAGCTAGTGGCGTTCATGTCCAAGCTGGAGAGCGCTGAGCACGTTCAGTGTGAGCAGATGAGCATCATTCACCAAGGCATCATCCAGTGGCTCAACTTCTGCAACACTCAGAAGAG gtGTCCTGACCCAAAATGTGAGCCCACTTCACTGGAAAATATGAATGCAGATTTACAGCAGTGGGTAAAT ATGTTGGCGCTCCACTGTGAGTGCTACCAAGGTGAAACTCTGCTCGGCTACCAGGAGATGCTGGCTGAGCTCGACCGTGTCCAGAAGAGATGTTTGAGTCTGAGCCTTCAGCTCTTTAGGAGGCATCCGACTCCTGATGGTGAGCCGCCTGCAGGCCAGCAAGCTTTCTCAGAACTTGATGGTTTCCTGTCTGAGCTCCTTAAACAGCTGGACACCCGAGTCAGTGGAGAGAATG GGGTCTACAGGCAGATTACCTCACTTCTTGGGCAGATGGAATCCTGGATTTCTAAGTTTGATGCCTCAATCAGTCGTCCTGAAACGATGTCTGTCTCTGACTGGCTGAACCTGGAGAAGGCCCTGCAGAGTTGGCAGAGCTCAGTAGAAAAGGTCCTCCAAAACTTCTCCTGCCTGCTCCCAGAGGAAACAGTAGATGTCAATAACCCTGACACATC CACAGAGATAGAAAAGGTGTTCGCAAAAATGCAGGACTGCACGACCAGCCTGTTCAACCTCAGTGATGGAGAGAACCAGAGACTCAGTGAGGAG GTCAGTTCTCTTCACATGACGCAGACTCAGTGGATGTTGAGTCTGTTACTGTTTGTGGTACCAGACCACAGTGAGGTCCAGCACCTAGAACATGGAGAACATTGTTTTGAAGATATCTCACCACACACGCTGGATGAGGAGGCcaaatatttgattaaaaaattGGGGCATTTGTCAAGCTACCTCACCAG TTCTTGTAAGCTcattctggaggaggaggctctgCAGCATCCACATGAATCAGAAAAGGAGATGAATGAGCTCAGAAAGCTGCAG ACAGATTGCAGTGAATGGGTGGAAACCTGTCTGATCCTGCTGGCAGGGCTTCAACGGGGTCCTCCTGAAGGTCAGACGGATGCACATGGCAATTGTGAGGATGCCTCCTGCAGCCATGGCCCAGCACTTCCAGTTGACAGCAGTTGTCAGGCTCTG ATAAATAAAGATGGCTTAAATGAGCCTGTAACAGACAACACAGTCAATGGTGATACAGAGGCAGGACTCACGGAG GACGAGCTCAAAGACGGCGAGACCATCGTGGTGAAGATGATTGGCTGTGATGGGGACGTCACGCAGAGAAAACTgggagaggacagagtgcaCCTGAGCGGG ACCAAAGACTCAGTTGTTTCTCCGGTGACGGATGAAGCCCAGAAAGCTTTTGATGATCTGAGCACAGTGAGATTACTGCAGCAGGAACTTCT CGATTCGGAGATGCGAGTGCAAAGTGCTGAGCAGCGCGCCCTGAAGGCTGAAGAGGCCCTGCAGTCGGCGCTGGTCAAGATTCAGGACCTGGAGAGACACCTGCAGGGTCGATCCAGTCTGATCTCTGAGG agaaaacagaaacaccaCCACCCTCTGCACCTGCTCCGACACCTTCAACTCCAACCAGGAAGCTCACAGCTGAAGCCAAAACAATGAGTGGCACCAAAAAGACCAAAAGGAACAAGTTCTCATGGTCACAAAAATAA
- the axdnd1 gene encoding axonemal dynein light chain domain-containing protein 1 isoform X1 has translation MSRSVRASSAPGSSRSDRVLGRRAAELISPEPAMSRNTQLPPVINQTVPDELLLSLSSVSGPGAHQRHCKGCGLRRPDAVWHHSLGRKKYKFFLEQPTSLTGAGRDISFLCDAVVSHKKTTPLPPLTDRSGAGSRENSGVSESLIPEEYRVVKNKGLQSLEFYEDAFTVQLQDEEQKLHVFPSLRPSGRLEVVQLIKMMDNMLLKAGVEQQSEELTELSQMESLLELVQAEQNIYSIVFHEVIRQVTVNCAERGQLLAKLRQHYQSLLERIPRCLKALHTEAVAQRVLNRRLAEEIGRIRTSFQQLSTALSRIREHDDFVSQQTEEAHQHLAGALEQAQTNSDVVQGYHELYELHRTRLETQLLHMMKDRDCWIQLSVSLAKKIISTKKLHMIKQLHISEQSWFKAAEHCSLYLASMDSQDLNVITELNDQWKEQLVAFMSKLESAEHVQCEQMSIIHQGIIQWLNFCNTQKRCPDPKCEPTSLENMNADLQQWVNMLALHCECYQGETLLGYQEMLAELDRVQKRCLSLSLQLFRRHPTPDGEPPAGQQAFSELDGFLSELLKQLDTRVSGENGVYRQITSLLGQMESWISKFDASISRPETMSVSDWLNLEKALQSWQSSVEKVLQNFSCLLPEETVDVNNPDTSTEIEKVFAKMQDCTTSLFNLSDGENQRLSEEVSSLHMTQTQWMLSLLLFVVPDHSEVQHLEHGEHCFEDISPHTLDEEAKYLIKKLGHLSSYLTSSCKLILEEEALQHPHESEKEMNELRKLQTDCSEWVETCLILLAGLQRGPPEGQTDAHGNCEDASCSHGPALPVDSSCQALINKDGLNEPVTDNTVNGDTEAGLTEDELKDGETIVVKMIGCDGDVTQRKLGEDRVHLSGTKDSVVSPVTDEAQKAFDDLSTVRLLQQELLDSEMRVQSAEQRALKAEEALQSALVKIQDLERHLQGRSSLISEEKTETPPPSAPAPTPSTPTRKLTAEAKTMSGTKKTKRNKFSWSQK, from the exons ATGTCCAGGTCGGTCAGAGCCAGTTCAGCACCAGGTTCTTCGAGGTCAGATCGAGTTCTGGGCCGCAGAG cagcagaactgATTTCTCCAGAACCAGCAATGAGCAGAAACACGCAGCTTCCTCCTGTGATCAACCAGACTGTCCCAGATGAACTTCTGCTCAGTCTGTCCTCAGTCAGTGGGCCCGGCGCACATCAGCGCCATTGCAAG GGATGTGGACTCAGGAGACCCGATGCAGTCTGGCATCACTCGCTGGGACGCAAGAAATACAAGTTCTTTCTGGAGCAGCCGACGTCCCTGACTGGAGCCGGCAG GGATATTTCATTCCTGTGTGACGCTGTGGTTTCCCATAAGAAGACGACCCCCCTCCCACCGCTGACGGACAGGAGTGGTGCCGGCAGCCGGGAG AACTCTGGCGTCTCGGAAAGTCTGATTCCAGAAGAGTATCGGGTCGTTAAAAACAAAGGTCTACAGAGTCTGGAATTCTACGAGGA TGCGTTCactgtgcagctgcaggatgaagagcagaagTTACACGTCTTCCCTTCCCT GAGGCCCAGCGGCAGACTGGAGGTGGTCCAGCTGATAAAGATGATGGACAACATGCTGCTGAAGGCTGGCGTGGAACAGCAGAGCGAGGAGCTGACTGAGCTCTCGCAG ATGGAGAGTCTGCTGGAGCTGGTGCAGGCGGAACAGAACATCTACAGCATAGTTTTCCACGAGGTGATCAGACAGGTGACCGTCAACTGTGCTGAGAGAGGGCAGCTTCTCGCCAAACTCAG ACAGCACTACCAGTCCCTGCTGGAGCGAATCCCCCGCTGTTTGAAGGCACTGCACACTGAGGCCGTGGCTCAGAGAGTCCTCAACCGCCGGCTGGCCGAGGAGATCGGCCGCATTAGGACATCCTTCCAGCAGCTCAGCAC AGCGCTGTCCAGAATCAGAGAGCACGACGACTTTGTTTctcagcagacagaggaggcCCATCAGCATCTGGCTGGAGCTCTGGAGCAGGCTCAGACCAATTCAGA CGTGGTCCAGGGTTACCACGAGCTGTATGAGCTGCACAGGACTCGCCTGGAGacccagctcctccacatgatGAAGGACAGAGACTGCTGGATCCAGCTCAGCGTTTCCCTGGCAAAAAAA ATCATCTCTACAAAGAAGCTGCACATGATCAAACAGCTTCATATCagtgagcagagctggttcAAGGCCGCGGAGCACTGCAGTCTTTACCTCGCTTCGATG GATTCACAGGACCTGAATGTCATCACGGAGCTTAATGACCAGTGGAAGGAGCAGCTAGTGGCGTTCATGTCCAAGCTGGAGAGCGCTGAGCACGTTCAGTGTGAGCAGATGAGCATCATTCACCAAGGCATCATCCAGTGGCTCAACTTCTGCAACACTCAGAAGAG gtGTCCTGACCCAAAATGTGAGCCCACTTCACTGGAAAATATGAATGCAGATTTACAGCAGTGGGTAAAT ATGTTGGCGCTCCACTGTGAGTGCTACCAAGGTGAAACTCTGCTCGGCTACCAGGAGATGCTGGCTGAGCTCGACCGTGTCCAGAAGAGATGTTTGAGTCTGAGCCTTCAGCTCTTTAGGAGGCATCCGACTCCTGATGGTGAGCCGCCTGCAGGCCAGCAAGCTTTCTCAGAACTTGATGGTTTCCTGTCTGAGCTCCTTAAACAGCTGGACACCCGAGTCAGTGGAGAGAATG GGGTCTACAGGCAGATTACCTCACTTCTTGGGCAGATGGAATCCTGGATTTCTAAGTTTGATGCCTCAATCAGTCGTCCTGAAACGATGTCTGTCTCTGACTGGCTGAACCTGGAGAAGGCCCTGCAGAGTTGGCAGAGCTCAGTAGAAAAGGTCCTCCAAAACTTCTCCTGCCTGCTCCCAGAGGAAACAGTAGATGTCAATAACCCTGACACATC CACAGAGATAGAAAAGGTGTTCGCAAAAATGCAGGACTGCACGACCAGCCTGTTCAACCTCAGTGATGGAGAGAACCAGAGACTCAGTGAGGAG GTCAGTTCTCTTCACATGACGCAGACTCAGTGGATGTTGAGTCTGTTACTGTTTGTGGTACCAGACCACAGTGAGGTCCAGCACCTAGAACATGGAGAACATTGTTTTGAAGATATCTCACCACACACGCTGGATGAGGAGGCcaaatatttgattaaaaaattGGGGCATTTGTCAAGCTACCTCACCAG TTCTTGTAAGCTcattctggaggaggaggctctgCAGCATCCACATGAATCAGAAAAGGAGATGAATGAGCTCAGAAAGCTGCAG ACAGATTGCAGTGAATGGGTGGAAACCTGTCTGATCCTGCTGGCAGGGCTTCAACGGGGTCCTCCTGAAGGTCAGACGGATGCACATGGCAATTGTGAGGATGCCTCCTGCAGCCATGGCCCAGCACTTCCAGTTGACAGCAGTTGTCAGGCTCTG ATAAATAAAGATGGCTTAAATGAGCCTGTAACAGACAACACAGTCAATGGTGATACAGAGGCAGGACTCACGGAG GACGAGCTCAAAGACGGCGAGACCATCGTGGTGAAGATGATTGGCTGTGATGGGGACGTCACGCAGAGAAAACTgggagaggacagagtgcaCCTGAGCGGG ACCAAAGACTCAGTTGTTTCTCCGGTGACGGATGAAGCCCAGAAAGCTTTTGATGATCTGAGCACAGTGAGATTACTGCAGCAGGAACTTCT CGATTCGGAGATGCGAGTGCAAAGTGCTGAGCAGCGCGCCCTGAAGGCTGAAGAGGCCCTGCAGTCGGCGCTGGTCAAGATTCAGGACCTGGAGAGACACCTGCAGGGTCGATCCAGTCTGATCTCTGAGG agaaaacagaaacaccaCCACCCTCTGCACCTGCTCCGACACCTTCAACTCCAACCAGGAAGCTCACAGCTGAAGCCAAAACAATGAGTGGCACCAAAAAGACCAAAAGGAACAAGTTCTCATGGTCACAAAAATAA
- the axdnd1 gene encoding axonemal dynein light chain domain-containing protein 1 isoform X2, whose amino-acid sequence MSRSVRASSAPGSSRSDRVLGRRAELISPEPAMSRNTQLPPVINQTVPDELLLSLSSVSGPGAHQRHCKGCGLRRPDAVWHHSLGRKKYKFFLEQPTSLTGAGRDISFLCDAVVSHKKTTPLPPLTDRSGAGSRENSGVSESLIPEEYRVVKNKGLQSLEFYEDAFTVQLQDEEQKLHVFPSLRPSGRLEVVQLIKMMDNMLLKAGVEQQSEELTELSQMESLLELVQAEQNIYSIVFHEVIRQVTVNCAERGQLLAKLRQHYQSLLERIPRCLKALHTEAVAQRVLNRRLAEEIGRIRTSFQQLSTALSRIREHDDFVSQQTEEAHQHLAGALEQAQTNSDVVQGYHELYELHRTRLETQLLHMMKDRDCWIQLSVSLAKKIISTKKLHMIKQLHISEQSWFKAAEHCSLYLASMDSQDLNVITELNDQWKEQLVAFMSKLESAEHVQCEQMSIIHQGIIQWLNFCNTQKRCPDPKCEPTSLENMNADLQQWVNMLALHCECYQGETLLGYQEMLAELDRVQKRCLSLSLQLFRRHPTPDGEPPAGQQAFSELDGFLSELLKQLDTRVSGENGVYRQITSLLGQMESWISKFDASISRPETMSVSDWLNLEKALQSWQSSVEKVLQNFSCLLPEETVDVNNPDTSTEIEKVFAKMQDCTTSLFNLSDGENQRLSEEVSSLHMTQTQWMLSLLLFVVPDHSEVQHLEHGEHCFEDISPHTLDEEAKYLIKKLGHLSSYLTSSCKLILEEEALQHPHESEKEMNELRKLQTDCSEWVETCLILLAGLQRGPPEGQTDAHGNCEDASCSHGPALPVDSSCQALINKDGLNEPVTDNTVNGDTEAGLTEDELKDGETIVVKMIGCDGDVTQRKLGEDRVHLSGTKDSVVSPVTDEAQKAFDDLSTVRLLQQELLDSEMRVQSAEQRALKAEEALQSALVKIQDLERHLQGRSSLISEEKTETPPPSAPAPTPSTPTRKLTAEAKTMSGTKKTKRNKFSWSQK is encoded by the exons ATGTCCAGGTCGGTCAGAGCCAGTTCAGCACCAGGTTCTTCGAGGTCAGATCGAGTTCTGGGCCGCAGAG cagaactgATTTCTCCAGAACCAGCAATGAGCAGAAACACGCAGCTTCCTCCTGTGATCAACCAGACTGTCCCAGATGAACTTCTGCTCAGTCTGTCCTCAGTCAGTGGGCCCGGCGCACATCAGCGCCATTGCAAG GGATGTGGACTCAGGAGACCCGATGCAGTCTGGCATCACTCGCTGGGACGCAAGAAATACAAGTTCTTTCTGGAGCAGCCGACGTCCCTGACTGGAGCCGGCAG GGATATTTCATTCCTGTGTGACGCTGTGGTTTCCCATAAGAAGACGACCCCCCTCCCACCGCTGACGGACAGGAGTGGTGCCGGCAGCCGGGAG AACTCTGGCGTCTCGGAAAGTCTGATTCCAGAAGAGTATCGGGTCGTTAAAAACAAAGGTCTACAGAGTCTGGAATTCTACGAGGA TGCGTTCactgtgcagctgcaggatgaagagcagaagTTACACGTCTTCCCTTCCCT GAGGCCCAGCGGCAGACTGGAGGTGGTCCAGCTGATAAAGATGATGGACAACATGCTGCTGAAGGCTGGCGTGGAACAGCAGAGCGAGGAGCTGACTGAGCTCTCGCAG ATGGAGAGTCTGCTGGAGCTGGTGCAGGCGGAACAGAACATCTACAGCATAGTTTTCCACGAGGTGATCAGACAGGTGACCGTCAACTGTGCTGAGAGAGGGCAGCTTCTCGCCAAACTCAG ACAGCACTACCAGTCCCTGCTGGAGCGAATCCCCCGCTGTTTGAAGGCACTGCACACTGAGGCCGTGGCTCAGAGAGTCCTCAACCGCCGGCTGGCCGAGGAGATCGGCCGCATTAGGACATCCTTCCAGCAGCTCAGCAC AGCGCTGTCCAGAATCAGAGAGCACGACGACTTTGTTTctcagcagacagaggaggcCCATCAGCATCTGGCTGGAGCTCTGGAGCAGGCTCAGACCAATTCAGA CGTGGTCCAGGGTTACCACGAGCTGTATGAGCTGCACAGGACTCGCCTGGAGacccagctcctccacatgatGAAGGACAGAGACTGCTGGATCCAGCTCAGCGTTTCCCTGGCAAAAAAA ATCATCTCTACAAAGAAGCTGCACATGATCAAACAGCTTCATATCagtgagcagagctggttcAAGGCCGCGGAGCACTGCAGTCTTTACCTCGCTTCGATG GATTCACAGGACCTGAATGTCATCACGGAGCTTAATGACCAGTGGAAGGAGCAGCTAGTGGCGTTCATGTCCAAGCTGGAGAGCGCTGAGCACGTTCAGTGTGAGCAGATGAGCATCATTCACCAAGGCATCATCCAGTGGCTCAACTTCTGCAACACTCAGAAGAG gtGTCCTGACCCAAAATGTGAGCCCACTTCACTGGAAAATATGAATGCAGATTTACAGCAGTGGGTAAAT ATGTTGGCGCTCCACTGTGAGTGCTACCAAGGTGAAACTCTGCTCGGCTACCAGGAGATGCTGGCTGAGCTCGACCGTGTCCAGAAGAGATGTTTGAGTCTGAGCCTTCAGCTCTTTAGGAGGCATCCGACTCCTGATGGTGAGCCGCCTGCAGGCCAGCAAGCTTTCTCAGAACTTGATGGTTTCCTGTCTGAGCTCCTTAAACAGCTGGACACCCGAGTCAGTGGAGAGAATG GGGTCTACAGGCAGATTACCTCACTTCTTGGGCAGATGGAATCCTGGATTTCTAAGTTTGATGCCTCAATCAGTCGTCCTGAAACGATGTCTGTCTCTGACTGGCTGAACCTGGAGAAGGCCCTGCAGAGTTGGCAGAGCTCAGTAGAAAAGGTCCTCCAAAACTTCTCCTGCCTGCTCCCAGAGGAAACAGTAGATGTCAATAACCCTGACACATC CACAGAGATAGAAAAGGTGTTCGCAAAAATGCAGGACTGCACGACCAGCCTGTTCAACCTCAGTGATGGAGAGAACCAGAGACTCAGTGAGGAG GTCAGTTCTCTTCACATGACGCAGACTCAGTGGATGTTGAGTCTGTTACTGTTTGTGGTACCAGACCACAGTGAGGTCCAGCACCTAGAACATGGAGAACATTGTTTTGAAGATATCTCACCACACACGCTGGATGAGGAGGCcaaatatttgattaaaaaattGGGGCATTTGTCAAGCTACCTCACCAG TTCTTGTAAGCTcattctggaggaggaggctctgCAGCATCCACATGAATCAGAAAAGGAGATGAATGAGCTCAGAAAGCTGCAG ACAGATTGCAGTGAATGGGTGGAAACCTGTCTGATCCTGCTGGCAGGGCTTCAACGGGGTCCTCCTGAAGGTCAGACGGATGCACATGGCAATTGTGAGGATGCCTCCTGCAGCCATGGCCCAGCACTTCCAGTTGACAGCAGTTGTCAGGCTCTG ATAAATAAAGATGGCTTAAATGAGCCTGTAACAGACAACACAGTCAATGGTGATACAGAGGCAGGACTCACGGAG GACGAGCTCAAAGACGGCGAGACCATCGTGGTGAAGATGATTGGCTGTGATGGGGACGTCACGCAGAGAAAACTgggagaggacagagtgcaCCTGAGCGGG ACCAAAGACTCAGTTGTTTCTCCGGTGACGGATGAAGCCCAGAAAGCTTTTGATGATCTGAGCACAGTGAGATTACTGCAGCAGGAACTTCT CGATTCGGAGATGCGAGTGCAAAGTGCTGAGCAGCGCGCCCTGAAGGCTGAAGAGGCCCTGCAGTCGGCGCTGGTCAAGATTCAGGACCTGGAGAGACACCTGCAGGGTCGATCCAGTCTGATCTCTGAGG agaaaacagaaacaccaCCACCCTCTGCACCTGCTCCGACACCTTCAACTCCAACCAGGAAGCTCACAGCTGAAGCCAAAACAATGAGTGGCACCAAAAAGACCAAAAGGAACAAGTTCTCATGGTCACAAAAATAA
- the nphs2 gene encoding podocin: protein MEKSSSGRSGRTSRSRMTPRKERGALAHVGGHRQSKPGRTSEATSVRKEKTEKAKVAVEPDEVKRKTTVVDIDSVREETKDGSIGQLEAAEQDGLKRRNLGVFELLLMVFVLALVLLFFPLSIWFCVKVVREHERAVIFRMGHLLRGRPRGPGLIFYLPLLDVCHKVDIRLRMLKIPLHTVVTKDLVRPELSAVCYYQIENPVLCSSAVSTLTPALQTVVQAAIRDVLGQHTFSHVLLHRRKMGQKIQAAADATACRWGIKVERADIDEFSFPEELQKSLAAETKPHQAGAEVQRDVWEGFRASLRLLHPALVLPVNPDLLSMTPDVSSLPPPPPPAEEADGEMTDGGVETDSPMM from the exons ATGGAAAAGTCCAGTAGTGGCCGCTCAGGTCGCACATCCAGATCCAGAATGACCCCCAGGAAGGAAAGGGGAGCCTTAGCGCATGTTGGGGGTCACCGTCAATCAAAGCCAGGCAGGACCTCTGAGGCAACATCAGTAAGGAAGGAAAAGACAGAGAAGGCAAAGGTGGCTGTGGAGCCGGATGAAGTGAAGCGGAAAACCACTGTAGTGGACATAGACAGCGTGAGAGAGGAGACGAAGGACGGGAGCATTGGACAGCTGGAGGCAGCTGAGCAGGACG GTCTGAAGCGCAGGAACCTGGGTGTGTTTGAGTTGCTGCTCATGGTCTTCGTCTTGGCTCtggttcttctcttcttccctctttcCATTTGGTTCTGTGTCAAA GTGGTGAGGGAGCACGAGCGAGCTGTGATTTTCAGGATGGGTCACCTACTGCGTGGACGACCCAGAGGACCAG GTCTCATCTTCTACCTCCCTCTGCTTGACGTGTGCCACAAGGTCGACATCCGTCTGAGGATGCTGAAGATTCCTCTCCATACA GTGGTGACGAAGGACCTGGTGAGGCCGGAGCTGAGCGCGGTGTGTTATTACCAGATTGAGAATCCGGTTTTGTGCAGCTCGGCTGTGTCCACGCTGACCCCGGCGCTGCAGACCGTGGTCCAGGCGGCGATCCGAGACGTGCTCGGTCAGCACACGTTCAGCCACGTCCTGCtgcacaggaggaagatgggacAGAAGATACAGGCGGCGGCTGATGCCACTGCCTGCCGCTGGGGCATCAAGGTGGAAAGGGCAGACAT AGATGAGTTCAGTTTTcctgaggagctgcagaagagtTTAGCTGCTGAGACAAAGCCACACCAG gctggagcGGAGGTGCAGAGAGACGTCTGGGAGGGCTTCAGGGCttctctccgcctcctccaccctgcGCTGGTCCTCCCAGTCAACCCAGACCTCCTCAGCATGACTCCCGACGTCTCTTccctgcctccccctcctccccccgctGAGGAGGCTGATGGAGAGATGACGGACGGAGGCGTGGAGACCGACTCGCCGATGATGTGA